In the genome of Methanobrevibacter sp., the window ATTCATACAACGACTAAAAGACAAATACAAACTCTACAAACCCCAAGCAGACGGTGTACAATTCGTAAAAACTCATAACACAAGCCGAACATGCCACCGCTGCGGAAACATAAACAAAGAATTAGAAGTCAAAACACGCAACTGGAAATGTCCAAAATGTGGCCAAATACTTGATAGAGATACAAATGCCGCAATTAACATACTAAACCGCTGGTTCAACGGGGCTAGCCTGGAAAATACTTAATTAACCCATTAAGTGAAAAAAATCCAGGAATCCCCGTCCTCTTTTAGGACGGGGAGGTTCAAATGGATAATTGAACTATAATTGAATCCCATTAGGGATTCATCCATAACAATCAGTTATGGAAATAATCCTATAAAATTTTACAGACTCTTTTTTTGGATATAATTATCTAAAATTTCACTTATTCGGTTAAAAATGAGTAGAAATCAGATTGAAAAATATATTCGTATTTAATCGAACAATAATTGCTTCTCTGGCATTAAATCGGCATGTATAAATATGTCTTGGGATAAACTTTTTCTTGACCTATTGTTTAAAAAATATTCAATATTCAATAGCAAAATAAAATGATATTCATATTTTTTTGATTTATGGGTTAAATTATTGATTAATGGAGATAATTAATGAAATTTGCAAAAATATGTATTTTATTGCTTTTTTTGATAGTTTCAATAGGTGCTGTATCGGCAACAGAAGAAATTAACAACGAAGCAATAAGTACAGATAATCCAATGGAAACCGGGGGTGTTGCTCTTGATGATGAGCCAACCATCCTGCAAAGTGCAGAACATAGCGAATATGGCGAAAGTGAAATTAGCAATACGTTTACGGACTTTAGCAAGGACATGAACGAATCTGTAAGCGTAATGGAAGTGAAACATAATTACAAATTCAATAATGAAACCGATAAGGGACATATTCTTATTAATAAAGATAATTTTATAATAGAAGGAAATAACCATGTTCTTGATGGTGCTAACCAGACAAATATATTGGGGATTAAAGGAACAAATATCACAATAAACAATCTGGTCTTTACTAATGGTAATTGCAGGTCAGGAGGTTTATTTGAATTTAATGGTGGAGGTGCAATAATAGCACTTGGGTCATTAACTTTAAATAATGTTACATTCATTAATAATGCCGCAAATTATGATGGTGGAGACATATTAACTATAGCTGAACTTAATTGCTTTGATTGTAACTTTGTAGATGGTTATTCAGTCAATGGAAATTCAATCTGTTCACAAATGGGCACTGTGAATATTGAACGTTGTACTTTCACATCAAAATATTCCAGTAAATGGTCTACAGTTTACGGCCAAGGCGGTGAAGTATTTGTAAATGATTGCCTTTTCGATAACATATCATCTGCATATGCCCCGGCAATATATGTCAGTGGGGGCATTGCAATAATAAACAATACTAAATTTAATAATTTAAAAGCTTATAAAACTGCAGGAGCAGTAGGAACAAAAGAATGTGAGCTAACAATAATTGAAAATTGTTTATTTACAAACACCAGCTCTTTTAAAGATGGGGGAGCGATATTTATTGATACCTTTGGCAATGGCGATTTAGGTGTTTATGACGGATGGGCATATGTCATAAATTCAACTTTTATCAATACATCTTCTTCTTTTGGAGGGGCTTATGTTCAATTGTCCGGTAACTTATCCCTTAAAGATTCAAGCTTCATCAACTGTTCTTCAAATTATGACGGAGGAGCAGTATACACTTCCGGTGCAGATGTAAATGTTGTAAATTGCAAATTCAATTCAAATAAGGTTGCATCACATGTCAATTATCCAACATATGGTGGTGCAATATACTTTGATTACTCTGAATCAGTAAACGTGACTGATTCAGAATTTAACAATAATGAAGCTCCAATCGGCAGCGGAATATGTATCTATGATTGCGAATATCATCTAGATAATATTACATTCAACAACAACGGAAATGCAGTTTACACTTATTTTGATGGTGACTCATCAACAATAGGCGAAATATACGGAAACGATAAAATTTCTCAAGATGATTTAAATAACACCATTTATCCTTCTTTGGTTGTGGGGCAAGGAATCACATTAAACTTGACTACAAACAACATTGACCTTACAATCCTTCCAACCAAATTTGATTTAAGGGATATTGGATGGATTACACCCGTTAGAGATCAAGGAAGTATGGGTTCTTGTTGGACTTTTGGAGCATTGGATGCATTGGAGTCAGCCTTAGTGAAAAACACTGGAGTAAGCTATTATCTTTCAGAAAATAATGTGCAGGATGTCATGCTCATATATAGCCGATATGGTGTTTATATTTCTGAAGGGGGCTTTCAAACAAATTCTGCAGCTTATATGGTAAATTGGTTTGGAGTATTTCCACAGGAATACGATACCTATGACGAGCTTGGTAAAATATCTCCGTTAATCCATGCAAATCAAACATTACATGTCCAAGATTATGTTTTAATTGAAAGAAACATATCAAATCCAGGAGACCCTCTTCTTAAAGAAGCCATTCTCAAATATGGAGTGTTGCACGTTACTTATGATGCTACACAACTTAATCCAACCGATTATAATTTTTATTCTAACAGTACCTCTTCAGACCATGCTGTAGGTCTTGTCGGATGGGATGACAATTATCCTAAAGAAAACTTTGTAAACCAGCCTCCAGGCGATGGGGCATGGATTATTAAAAACAGCTGGGGAACTGAATGGGGAGAAGAAGGATATGGATATATTTCATATTATGACACATCATTATGTTCAACCAATGATGTCATCGACCAGGCTGTTGGATATATAATTGAAAATACCTTGCCATATAATAAGAATTATCAGTATGACTTCAGCGGCATCGATGATTTCATGACATATAATGAAACCGATGAATTGTACGGCAGTCCAATAACTAATGTAAATGTCTTTATGAGTGAGGATGATGATTTGTTGGCTGCTGTAGGAACCTATTTCAATCAAAGCGGTCTTGATTATACAGTTGAAATTGCAGTAAATGACGTCGTGGTCTATACCCAAAAAGGCATTTCTCCATACAGGGGATATCATACAATTAAGTTGGACAAGTACGTTCCAATTAAAAAAGGAGATAAATTCAGTGTTTATGTAACATCAACCGCATTAGGCGTAAGTGCTCCAGCAAGAGTATACTGTGCAGATGGCGTTTCATTTACTAATTATGGTGGCATTTGGACAGATATCTATGAAACTTATGGAAATGTTGCCTGCATTAAAGCATATACCTTGAAAGATGACACTGCCATTGCCGGCAACAAAAACATTGCAGTTGACTATGCGGGAGGATCTTACTTCTCAGTTAAGGTTGTCACCGCTGATGGACATGCAGTCGTAGGCGCTAGCGTTAAGTTCACCATCGACGGCAAAACAACCACTGTCAAAACAGACGGCAACGGAATTGCCAAAATCAAGATAACACAGGCTCCAGGCAAGTACACCATCAAGACAGCATATAATGGAGAAACAGTCAAAAACACTGTCACTGTAAAGGATGTGCTGACTGCATATAAAGTCACTGTCAAAAAGACAGCCAAGAAGTTTACCTTAAAAGCCAAACTTAAAATCAACGGCAAATTGGTTAAGGGCAAAACAGTAACATTCAAGTTCAACGGCAAAACCTATAACGTAAAAACCAATGCAAACGGCATCGCGCAAAAGACATTGGATAAGAATGTTATCAAAAAGCTCAAAAAAGGCAAAACCTACACTGTCAAAGTGACTTACCTTAAAGACACCATTAAAACAACAGTTAAAGTCTTGTAGATGATATTTTCTCATCTACTCTTTTTTTATTTTATTTTATTTTTATTGATTAAAAAATTACTATCTGAATTTTAAAAATAATCAATATTATTAAAAATTTCCCAATGGAGCAAAAACCAAAATGGGGGGGGGGGGCGTTAAAGCAAAAGCCCCTTATTAAATTGAAGATGCATGCCAAGCATCAAAAAAGTGGTTGATGGTTAATGTAGGCTTATTTTTTCATCTTTTCCATTTCCTTTTCAATCATCTGCTCACGGTTGTCCTCCAGTTTGTTGGAGAAAACAAATGTCTTCAGGAAATGGAACACCAAACCGATTCCCCAGAAGATGGTCACCCAATAGAACCACCATTCGCCTTTACCGCTCATCATTTTTGTAACAAAATTGATGATAAACAGCATTATGTTGACGCCGATAAAGCTGTAGAGGTGCTTGTAGAAGCCTATTTTTTCATCCGCTCTCTTTTCCGCTCTTCTATACAAATCATTATCAGACATTCAATCACCTATAATTCTTTAAAGGATTTGACGAAATCCTCTTGTTGTATAATAATTACTTTATTGGCCATATTATTTAATCCTAATTTTTCATTGTGCATCTGATGGTAATTGCAGGTTGGGTACTTGATGTTGCCCGATGGAAAAAAAGTTTAATAGGGGAATCTAAAAACTATATATATAATCATGATTTAACTAAAAGTCAAATTTTCTTTATAATCATTGTTCTTAACACTGAGGCGAAAACTATGAAAACATGTAGCAAATGCGGATTTCAAAATGCTGATAACACCAAATTCTGTGTCAACTGTGGAAACGGACTGGATGTTGCGGTCCAACCGATGAATGCCTGTCCTAATTGCGGATTTCAAAACATTAGAGATGCCAAATTCTGTGTAGGCTGTGGATTTAAACTGGATGGAGCGTCAATGAAGACATGCCCTAATTGCGGATTTCAAAACAAGAGCGACGCCAAGTTTTGCGTCAGCTGTGCAACCAGTCTGGATCTTGATTCATTGAAGGAGTGCCCTAATTGCGGGTATCACAACAAGGAGGATGCCAAGTTTTGCGTCAGCTGTGCAACCAGTCTGGATCTTGATTCATTGAAGGAGTGCCCTAATTGCGGGTATCACAACAAGGAGGATGCCAAGTTCTGTGTCGGCTGCGGCAATGATTTGAGTGTTGAAATGAAGGTCTGCCCTGAGTGCGGCCATCAAAACAAGGAAGGCATGAAGTTCTGCGTTAACTGCGGAAACAAGCTTGAAGGTGAAGCTTCCAATAAAGAGATTGCAGAGGATGAAAGTCCGCAGGCAACCGCTGTAAAAGAAAATGTTGATGATGCAGCGGGCAGTGATGAAGAA includes:
- a CDS encoding C1 family peptidase, translating into MKFAKICILLLFLIVSIGAVSATEEINNEAISTDNPMETGGVALDDEPTILQSAEHSEYGESEISNTFTDFSKDMNESVSVMEVKHNYKFNNETDKGHILINKDNFIIEGNNHVLDGANQTNILGIKGTNITINNLVFTNGNCRSGGLFEFNGGGAIIALGSLTLNNVTFINNAANYDGGDILTIAELNCFDCNFVDGYSVNGNSICSQMGTVNIERCTFTSKYSSKWSTVYGQGGEVFVNDCLFDNISSAYAPAIYVSGGIAIINNTKFNNLKAYKTAGAVGTKECELTIIENCLFTNTSSFKDGGAIFIDTFGNGDLGVYDGWAYVINSTFINTSSSFGGAYVQLSGNLSLKDSSFINCSSNYDGGAVYTSGADVNVVNCKFNSNKVASHVNYPTYGGAIYFDYSESVNVTDSEFNNNEAPIGSGICIYDCEYHLDNITFNNNGNAVYTYFDGDSSTIGEIYGNDKISQDDLNNTIYPSLVVGQGITLNLTTNNIDLTILPTKFDLRDIGWITPVRDQGSMGSCWTFGALDALESALVKNTGVSYYLSENNVQDVMLIYSRYGVYISEGGFQTNSAAYMVNWFGVFPQEYDTYDELGKISPLIHANQTLHVQDYVLIERNISNPGDPLLKEAILKYGVLHVTYDATQLNPTDYNFYSNSTSSDHAVGLVGWDDNYPKENFVNQPPGDGAWIIKNSWGTEWGEEGYGYISYYDTSLCSTNDVIDQAVGYIIENTLPYNKNYQYDFSGIDDFMTYNETDELYGSPITNVNVFMSEDDDLLAAVGTYFNQSGLDYTVEIAVNDVVVYTQKGISPYRGYHTIKLDKYVPIKKGDKFSVYVTSTALGVSAPARVYCADGVSFTNYGGIWTDIYETYGNVACIKAYTLKDDTAIAGNKNIAVDYAGGSYFSVKVVTADGHAVVGASVKFTIDGKTTTVKTDGNGIAKIKITQAPGKYTIKTAYNGETVKNTVTVKDVLTAYKVTVKKTAKKFTLKAKLKINGKLVKGKTVTFKFNGKTYNVKTNANGIAQKTLDKNVIKKLKKGKTYTVKVTYLKDTIKTTVKVL
- a CDS encoding 2TM domain-containing protein, translating into MSDNDLYRRAEKRADEKIGFYKHLYSFIGVNIMLFIINFVTKMMSGKGEWWFYWVTIFWGIGLVFHFLKTFVFSNKLEDNREQMIEKEMEKMKK
- a CDS encoding zinc ribbon domain-containing protein — protein: FIQRLKDKYKLYKPQADGVQFVKTHNTSRTCHRCGNINKELEVKTRNWKCPKCGQILDRDTNAAINILNRWFNGASLENT